The DNA window CAGCGGCGTGCTCCAGTCGCAACGGCGTGGCGAGGTCAAGTTCGACGACATCGCCGGCTTTCCACCGTCGCTCCAATAACGCGTAACCCTCCTGCAGGGTGCTTGACGCCTTGCGGCCGTTGACCTTCAGTGCAAAGCGCCCTTCGCTCCACGCGGGAATCCGCAGCAACAGCCGCTGCGGTGCCGCGTCATCTGCGCGCGTCACCTGCAAACGCACCTGCCCATTGAGCGGTACGCCGCTATCCAACGTCAGGGCCAGCCCGCCCTGCTTCCAGTCCAGCGTGGACGGAATGTACAGATTGACGTACAGCGACTGCCCGTCCTGCCAGTAGATGGAATCGCCGAACTGCGCGTGCGCCTCCATGCCGCTGCCCACGCAGCACCAGAACGAATCGAACTTGTCGGAGAAGCCACGCTCGCCGCCGGTGATCATCGGCGTCATGTAGGTGAACATGCCCGTCTCCGGGTGCTGGGCCGACATCGTGTGGTTCAGCAGGGTGCGCTCGTAGTAGTCAAAGTAGCGCGCCTGCGGCGTCCACTGGTACAGGTGCCGGGTCAGCTTGAGCATGTTGTAACTGTTGCAGTGCTCGCAGGTCTGCTCGGTCAGGAACGAGGCGATGGTGTCGGGCTGCTGGAAATACTCCCGGTCGGCGTTGCCACCGATCACGTAGCTGTAGTGTCCGGTCACCGTCTCCCAGAAGAAGCGCGCGCCGGCCGCGGAATCGAGATCACCCGTGACTTCGAACTGCCGGGCCTCGCCGATGAACTTGGGCACCTGGGTGTTGGCGTGGTGGTGCGGCAGGTTGTCCTTGCCGGCGATGGCCGGGTCGACGATGCCTTCGTGGCGCAGGCGCTTGCCGATGGCGATCCAACGTGGATTGTCGGTGCGCGCGCCCAGCTCGATGTACGACTCATTGAGGCCGCCGAATTCTGTGGCCAGCAGGGACTGCATCTGCGCGTGATCAAGGGCATCGAAAACACCGGCCAGGTACGTCGCCAGCGGCAGCAGCACCGGTAGTGCCTGTGTATTGCCGGCCAGCGCATCGGCATCCAGCAGGCCGGCGAACAGTTTGTGCACCGTGTACAGCGGCGACCAGCTGCCATTGATGTTGAATTTGCTGCCGGTCACCGCGCCGGCGCGGATCTGCTCGAAGACCTGCTTGCCGCCCTCGATATCGCCTGCATCGGTCTTGCGGGTCAGTCCGCCGACGTAGCCATCCTTGTCCTGGGCCTGCGCACGCGCCAGCTCGGACACGATGTAGTCGATGCGCTGCCGGACCTGCACATCGCGCGTCTGCGCATACAGCTTGGACAGCGCGCTGAGGTAATGACCGAGGGTGTGGCCGGCGATGGTATCGCCCTCCCAGCCGCCGTAGACCGCTCCTTTCGGTGGCAGTCCGGCCTGCTGCAGGAAATTGTGCAGCAGGCGGTCCGGCTCCAGTTCGAACAGATAGCGGCGGTTGACCTGCAGGGAATCCAGGAACATCGACGGCTTCAGCGTGACATCCTGCAACGGCAGCGCAGTGACCCGTCCAGCGGTAGACGCGGCCGCGTCCAGCGGGAAGCGCAGCATGCCAGCGGCAACAGCCAATGCACTCCACTGCAGGAAACGTCGGCGGGACGGGTCAGTCATGAAAACCTCCTCAATGGATTCAGCCATAGCGGGCCTGCACGCGCACGGTGGCCCCGGCGGTAAACGGCAGCGGAACGCGGTCGTGGTGGGGACCTGCAGCCTTGACCGCCTTGCCGTCCACCGTGATCTCCAGCAGCCGCGTACCCGCAGGCGCGCGCAGGGTGAGCCAGGTGGTGCCGGGCTGCTGCGGAGGCAGGGTCACCTCGGCTTGGATGCGCTGCTGCGCCAAGTCCGCACGCAGCTGCAGGCCAACCCGGCCCCACGGCGTAGGCGCGTCCTGCAGTGCAATAGGCTGGCCGGTGGCCAGCCAGTCGCGCGGTACGCCACGGGCCAGATACAGGTCCTGGTCCTGATCGAACACCAGCATCCAGCGCAGCAGCAGCGGTACCGTCATCTGCGCGGGCATGCAAAACAGCGGCATGCCGCCGGTGATGCCCGCCACCTCGCCTGCGGTCCAGCTGCCGCGCGTATGCGCCTGGTAGCGATGGGCATACAGGAACAGCAGATACTCCTCGATCCGATCCAGCCGCAGCAGCTGCTGGGCGTGGCCATAGGAGATGAAGCCGAGAATGTCGCGCGCTTCCGGGGTGGGCTTCCAGATATTGGACACAATGCCCAGCGTGGTGCCGCCATGGCCGCGCAGGCAATCGATCACCAGGTTGGCAAGGTCGGGCGGCAACACGTCGGCCTGCAGCAGTTCGGCATAGGAACGGTGCGACCACAGCTGTTCGCTTTTGCTCGGATCTTCCTGCGACATGGCCTGGCGGAAGGTCTCGGTGGTTCCCGGCAGCGGGCCCAGGTAAGCTGGCTGCAGGTCATGCCGGATGTCCGCGCGGATGCTGTCCAGCAGGCGCTGGCGCAGTTGCCGTGCGCGGCGTTGCCAGTCGCGGCTAGGTGCGTCGTTGCCGGTCAGCGCCGGCCACACCGCGGCAATGTCCTCCCAGCCCCGGATCACCAAGGCGCTGTTGCCGAAGTACGGCTTCCACCACAGCGAGGGATCCGGATACAGGCAGGCGTCGGACTCGCTCCAGCCATGGATCAGGCCATGGCCGCGATCACTTCGCGGCAAGGCGAGGCTGGCGTCGTGCAGTTCGACCAGCAACGCGGCGGTCGCTTCGATCTTTGCCTGGTGGCGGCGCAGCAGCGCCGTGTCGCCGGTGTAGCGGAGGTAGCGCGCCAGCAATGACAGGGTCAGGCCAAACTGCCCCACCTGTGGACCGCGCATGTTCACCAGACCGTCGGCCTGGGTGTACTCACTCAGGTAGTTGTCCAGCACCGTCCTCGCCTGCGCGAAGCGGCCCCATTCCAGATTGGCGTACAGCGAACTGGTGAAGGTGTCCTGGAAGCCGTCGTATTCGTTGCCGACGTAGTCGCGGTCCACCGCGCCATACTTCGGATACACACCGCCTGGGCGGACGACAAGCTCACGTGCGAAGGCGAAGCGGGCCAGGTCGGACCAGCTCGCATCGGGCAGCCGTGCGGCACTGGCCTCGGCCAGCTGGGCCTGCCAGCTCGCGGCAAAGTCGATCAGCCCGCGATAAAAGTCCTCGATGCTGGCACCATGGCGGCGCGGCGGAAAGTCGGGGTAGCTGTAGCCCACGACGGTACGCACCGCCGCGCCGTGTTCGACCAGCACGGTGCGATGCCAGGTCTGCACGACGAAGCGGTCCTGCGCGTTGACGTCGGCGAACACCGACACGTCGTACCAGCGCCCCACACCGGCCGGCACCATTTTATGTACCGCCGGCATCCAGCCGCCCAGCAGCCCTTCCTCGCGGTGCGCCACTTTGTCCGCGTCAGCGAGCTCCGGAAACGCGTGAATCGGCCGGTAGGTGCGGCTGCGCCCGTCCGGGTAGATCTGCATGGTGTCGTTGCCCTGCACCGTGCCGACGAACGTGGTCCACGGCAGCCGCCCGTTGTGGTCCTTCGGGTCGAGCCGGGACGCCGGCGGCGGTGCGACATCACGCACGGCGGCCTCATCCGGATCCCCATCGCGCAGCAGCCGGTCGGCCAGCAGGTCCGCTTCGGCCATCGCCAGTTCGGCCAGTGGCAGCCCGAGGTACGGCGGTGCCTCGCTGCCCCACACCGCTTCGGTGCGCTTGCCGAGATTCAGCACGCCGGCTGCACAGACGCATACCAGCGCCCCCTGCGGCGTGCGCAGATCTTCATGTACCGTCCAGCGCGTGCCGCGATGCTGGAAGGCGGCCAGCATGGTGAATCCGGTGAGGTCGACGGTAGATGCAGGCTCCAGCATCGGTGCCGGTGGCACCGCCACGGACGGTCTGGAATCTCCCGCAGCGACGCCGCTGGCGAGGGACGGCAGCAGGCCCACGCCGGCGGTTGCCGCCGCGCCCTGACGCAGGAATGTTCTGCGATCCATTCAACCCCACCTGTGGTGACGAGTCTCCATGCTGCGCGGCGCGATCTCTGCCGTCTTGTTACCGACCGATGACATCGATGCGGCTTTCCGCACACTTTCAGGTGCTCAGTAAGTTCCGACCGTTACCCGCAGTACCGGTGGATCCTCGCGCACGAAGTTGAGGCCATAGTCGGTCTGGTCACCATTGAGCAGCCGCTCGAACTGCCACTGGCCGTTCACGTAGCGGCCTTGTTCCACACGCAGCAGCTGCCCATGCAGCGCATCGTTGGCGACGCGCACGAACTCCGCGCGGGCGGAAAAGCCGGTCAGCAGGAACTGATCTTTGCCGGTCTGCGCCACCAGCAAGCGGCCGCCGTGGTCGGCGTTGCCGGGCAGGATCGGATCGGCATCCCCCCAGTACGGCGCGCCGTAGGACACACGCACCTCCCAGTCGCCAAAGCGCAGGGTTCGCTTGGGCTGACCCGGCTGCTCGGCCACGGCCTGCAGCCGGCCCTCGAACGCCGCCTTCGCGATCAGCCGCTGCAGGGGCGCAAGCTGGCCGAAGTTGGCCGCATGCGCGGTGGTCGCCGCACGCTTCTCCGGCGAATCCAGCCCATCCATGCCAAACACCGAGAAGCCGATGCCGCCCTGCCCCAGCACGTGGAACAGATAGGGGGTAGTGCCTGGCTCAAAGCCGGTTTCGGACACCCAGGCCGGATTGTCCGGGCGCGCATATTGGCCGATGACCTTGGTGTATTCGCTGTAGTCGGTGGTGTAGATATCGGTGCCGATGAAATCGATCGACGGCGTGGCCGCGCGCCACAGGTCGAACACATTGACCGTTGCCCCGCCGGAAGGGTAGTCCACGCCGGGATAGCGCTTGCCCTTGTAGCGCAGCCAGGTGTTCACATACATCGGCATGTCGTAGGCGCGTTTGCCGGCGGCGGCCACCTGCTCGATGTAGTGGGCGGTGGCATACGCGTTGAACGCTTCATCGGCCTCGGGCCCGAACACGTCCCGCCAGGTGCCGGTGGGCTTTCCCAGCCGGGTGGTGATGGCCGCGGGTACCGGCTGGGCAAACGCCGCATTGGCGGCAGCCCCGTGGTCACGCACCGCGCCGATCGCGCCCGGCTCATTCTCCACCTGGACCAGAATCACCGTGTGGCGCTGGCCATCGACCTTGCGAAGATGCTGCATCAGCGCAGCGAACGCACGCGCATCTGCCTCGACATTCGCGCGGGCGTGTGGCGACAGCACATCCACCGGTTCGCCGCGCTCGTCCAGGGTACGCGGGTAAGTGACCGCATCACGCTTGATCCACTCGGGCACGTAATGCATCTGCCCGTTCTTCCAGCTGCCGAACCACAGCAGGGCCACCCGCAGATTGCGGCGGCGGGCCTGCTCGATCAGCGCGTCCACATTCGTGGTGTCGTACTGCCCCGGCGAAGGCTCGAACTGTTCCCAGTACACCGGGGCTTCCACCGTATTGGCATTCAGTGCCACCACCTGGTCCAGCGCACCCGGCAGCACCGCGGGCCAGGCGCTGGAGTTGTGCAGCTGCGCGGCCAACACGGTGTACGGTTCACCATCGACCAGCAACGCATGCCGACCGTTCTCAGTGACGAAGCGCGGCATCTGTTCGGCAGCGAACGCAGGCAGGCACAGGCACGCCAGCAGCAGGCCGGCCACGCTGGACGCCATGGTTCGGCGCGAGGAGGTTGCGGAAACGGTCATGGCTGTCCTTTCTTTTCTGCATTCCAGCGCGGTGTCGGCGCACGCATCAGGTGGCGTACGAAGAAATCAAACTGGCGTCGGGTGACGTAATCGATGGGCCCGGTCGAGCGGCCCACCGAGTGCTCGCCGCCGGGCACGTTCAGCAGATCGAAGTCCTTGCCGGCCTTGATCAGCGCATCGACGACCTGTGCGGTCGAGGCTGGATCGACGTTGCTGTCCTGCTCACCCACCACCAGCAGCAGGTCGCCACGCAGCTTGGCCGCGTGGGTCACGCCGGAGGCGCGCGCGTAGCGGGCGTCCACCGGCCAACCCATCCACTGCTCGTTCCAGCTGATCTTGTCCATGCGGTTGTCGAAGCAGCCGGCCATGGCCACGCCCACCGTGTACAGCTCGGGATGCAGCTCCAGCGCGCCGAGCGTGCTCTGGCCGCCGGCCGAGGCACCGTAGATACCCACGCCGCCGGAAATGTCGTAGGACCGGTCCTTGGCCGCCAGCGCCTTGTGCCAGGCGATGCGGTCGGGGAAGCCGGAGTCGCCCAGGTTCTTCCAGGCCACGTCATGGAAGGCCTTGGAGCGGTGCGCGGTGCCCATGCCGTCGATCTGCACGACGATGAAGCCGAGGTCAGCCAGTGCCTGCATGCCGATCTGCTTGTCGCCACCGGAGTGGTAGCCGAACGGCCAGAAGGTCTTGGGCACGAAAGCATCATGCGGGCCGGCATAGATGTTCTCCACCACCGGGTAGCGCCGCTTCGGGTCGTAATCACCTGGGCGCACCACCATGCCCCAGATATCGGTGCGGCCATCGCGCCCCTTGGCCACGAAGGATTCCGGTGCTTTCCAGCCGGCGGCGAGCAGCCGCGAGATATCACCACGGGCCAGCTCGCGGACCGGGGTGCCGTCGATGCGGTGCAGCGACGCGACCGGAGGCATGTCCGGCCGCGAATACACATCGATGTAGTAGCGCCCGTCCGGGGAGATGGCGACATCGTGATCGGCCGGAGCGTGGGTGAGGCGGGTCAGGTTGCGGCCGTCGAAGTTCACGCTGAACAGTTGCCGCTGGTACGGGTCCTGGCCCGCGTCCATGCCGCTGGCGCTGAACCAGATGCGGCGCTGGGTATCGTCGACATGCAGCACGTCGCGCACCACCCAGTCGCCCTGGGTGATCTGCTGCCGCACGCTGCCATCGGTGCCATCGATCAGGTAGAGATGCCGCCACCCGTCACGTTCGGAGATCCAGAGCAGCTCCCTGCCCTGCCCGCCAACATCGTGCAGGAAGGTGCGATCGGCATACACAAAGGTATCGGCCTTCTCTTCAACGGCCGCGTGCGCCTTGCCGGTGCCCGCGTCAACCGCGACCACCCGCACGGTCTGGAAGCCCCGCGCAACGTACTCCATGCTGAAGCTGCTACTGTCGCTGCGCCATTGAATGGGCGACAGCGAATACGGATTCGACACCAACGGGGTATCGATGGGCTTGCGGTTTCCCGCCACGTCGAACAGCACCGGCTGCTCGATGTCCACCGCGTCGCCGGGCTTTGGATACAGCTGGGTCTGCAGCACTGGCTGCAACTGGCCCGCGGGTGCGCTCTCAACACGGGTCACCAGCCGCGGGAACCCGGGCGTCACCCGGTACAACGCGATATGCCGTGAATCCGGCGACCACGCGAGGGTTTCCGGGTCGTAGAAGGCATCGCCGCGCCCATCGCGGGTCAGCGGGGTGACCTTGCCGTCGGCCACGTGGCGCAGCACCACGTTAAATCCCTCGGCATAAGCCTCCCATTGACCATCCGGCGAGCGACGCGGTGCGTTGTCGGCAGGCACGCGCAGATCGCGCACCACGCCGAAGCCGCGTGGACGACCGGCCCGCGTGACCAGCGCACAGAGGTAGTCGGTCAAGGTGCACCGCCACGTGGCATAGGTGCTGTCCAGGCTGAAGCGGATCGCACCGTTCGGGTTGTCACCTTCCGCCACGTATGCGAACTGCGAGAACGGCAGCCTCAGCGGTGCCACGTCCTGACCGCTGGCGGCCGACAGTCCCTGCGCCAGCCGCGCGGCGTCGAATGCGGGCTGCAGTTGCGCGCTGTCCGGCGAGCCGAGCACGAAGGCAAAGCCGCCTTCCACCGTGTGCCGATAATAGAAATGCCCATCGCCGCGCCACTGCGCCGGGAAGGCCACGTCGCGGGTCAGCCCGCTCCAGGCCTCACGCAGGCCCAGCGAGCGGCGATAGTCATCTGCGTCCGGCGCGGCCGAGACCGTGGCACTCGCCCAGACCATGCCCACCAGGGTCAGCGCCCGCACCATCTTATTCGCCATCGTCCTCGTCCAACTTCAGTTCACTGGGGGTCAAACCACTGCGCGCGCCCCATTGGTAGATGAAGAACGCAATCACCGCCACGCTTGCGGTGTCCCACGGATGGGTGATGGCGGCGATGCCGCCGAAGGTTCCCAGGTACGACACGGCCATCACCAATACAAAGAACGCGATCAACCACGCGGAGCTGCGCACCTGCCGCAGCACGCGTGCCCGGCGCTGCGGATTGGGCAGCTGCGAGACCACATACACCACGTAGATCCCCACCTGCAGGCCCAGCAGCCACGACACCGTCTTCCAGGTCGACCAGTACACGATCAAGGCCGCGATCATGAACGACAGCGGCCCCAGTACCGACAGCGCCTTTACCCGGAACGGACGCTCAAGATCAGGCGCGCTGCGGCGCAGTGCGGCCACCGTCACCGGGGCGATGGCGTAGCTCAGCACCAGCGCCGCCGAGACCACGCCGATCAGGGTCTCCCACGACGGGAACGGCAGCGTCCAGAACACCGAGAGCCCAAAGCTCAGCCACAGTGCCGGACGCGGAATGCCCGACTTCGCATCCACCTTGGTCAGCGCCGGCAGGAAACCGCTGCCCCGCGCCCAGCCATACACCACGCGCGGCGTGGCATTCATGTAGATGTTGCCGGTACCGCTGGGCGACACCACGGCATCGGCCACCACCATCGTGGCCAGCCAGCCCATACCAAGTGCCACCGCGATGTCGCGGTACGGCAGCGCATACAGCTTGTCCATGCCGGCCCAGCCATTGGCCAGCACGTCGCCCGGCACCGCGCCCAGGAAAGAGACCTGCAGCAGCACGTAAATCACCGTGGACAGCGCCACCGACAGAATCAGCGCGAACGGAATGGTGCGCTGGGGGTTACGCACCTCGCTGGCGACCGAAACGATCGGCGTCAGCCCGAGATAGGCAAAGATGATGCCGCCAGCGGAGATCGCCGCTTCCACACCGGCCATGCCCGAGGGCGCGAAGCCCTGGCTGGTGAGGTTGTCCGGGTTGAAGAGTGCGAGCAGCAGCACGATCACCAGCACCGGTACCAGGAACTTGAACACGCTGATGATGTTGTTGGCACGCGCGAAGGTCTTCACGCTGAAGTAGTTCAGCAGGAAGAACGCAACGAGGAGCGCGAACTGCACCAGCCAGCCGAGCAGCGTGGGATGGGTACTGTTCGGCTGGGTGAGCGACGGGAACCACGCCGCCGCGTACTGCCGGCAGGCTTCCACCTCGATGGCGATCAGACTCGAAAACGCGATCAGGGTGATGAAGCCGGTCAGCCAGCCGAGCAGCGTGCCGTGCGAATACTCCGGGTAGCGCACCACGCCGCCGGCGCGCGGCAGCGCCGCGCCCAGCTCGCAGTACACCAGGCCCAGCAGGAACACCGCGATGCCGCCAATGATCCAGGACAGGATGCCGGCGGGTCCGGCAATCGAAGACACGTGGCTGGCGGCGAACAACCAGCCCGAGCCGAAGATCGAGCCGAGGCCGATGAAGGTGAGATCGGTCAGGCTCAGGCGCTTGTGGAACTTTCCTGCAGGTGCCATGGGGTTCCCCGGTTGGTGCATGGAATGCAAGCAATGGTGATGCGAGTGGCTTCAGTGCTTCGTGTCGCTCCAGGGCGATGCACCGCCGTCGGCGATGAAGCGGTCGATCCGTGCCTCCAGCACCGGCAGTGGCACCGAGCCCAGTGAAAGCACCGCATCGTGGAAGTTGCGGATGTCGAACTTCGCACCCAGCGCGGCTTCCGCCTTGCGACGCAGCTTCAGGATTTCCAGTTCGCCCAGGTAGTACGAGAGCGCCTGGCCCGGCCACGCGATGTAGCGGTCCACCTCGGTGGTGATCTCGTGCTCGCTCAGCGCGGCGTTGTCGCGCAGGTACGCCAGCGCCTGCTCGCGGGTCCAGCCCTGGCTGTGCACACCGGTGTCGATCACCAGCCGTGCCGCCCGCCACATCTGGTAGGTCAGGTAGCCGAAGCGCTCATAGGGCGTGGTGTACATGCCCATCTCCAGCCCCAGGTATTCGCAGTACAGCGCCCAGCCTTCGCCATAGGCGGAGATGTAGGTGTAACGACGGAAGTCTGGCAGCTGGGTGTCCTCGGCGGCCATCGACATCTGCAGCGAATGGCCTGGCGAGGATTCATGCAGGGTCAGTGCCGGCAGCACATACAGCGGCCGCGACGGCAGGTTGTAGGTGTTCAGCCAGTAGGTGTCCAGGCCGCCGCGACCTCCGGTGTAGAACGGCGCGAGGTCATCCGGCACCGGCTTGATGGTGAAGCGCTGGCGCGGCACCCGGCCGAAGTAGCGGCCGAGGTTGCCGTCCATGGTCTTGGATATCCACGCGGCGCGGTCGAGCAGCTCTTGCGGGGTCTTCGCGTAGAACTGCGGATCGGTGCGCAGGAAGGTCAGGAAGTCGGCGAAGCTGCCCTTGTAGCCCACTTCGTCCATCACGTCCTGCATCTCCCGGCGCAGGCGGGCCACCTCGTCCAGTCCGATCTGGTGGATCTGCGCGGGGTCCATGTCGCGGGTGACGAACTCACGGATCTGCGCACGGTAGTACGCCTTGCCATCGGGCAGTGATTCGCCGGCCAGCGTGGTGCGGGCCTTCGGCAGGTATTCCTCGCGCATGAAGTGCAGCAGCTTTTCGTAAGCGGGAATCACACTGGCGTCGATGGCGGCCAGCGCCTGCTGGCGCAGCTCCGCCTGTTGCGCGGCCGGTATGCTGGCTGGCATCTTCTTGAACGGGGTGTAGAACAGGTTCGTCTCGCCCTTGGCCTCGGCCACATCGGCAATGGACTGGTCCCGTCCGGTCAGCGTCACCCGCGGCTGGCTGAAGCCGCGCGCAAGCCCGGCGCGCATGTTGCGGGTCTGGTCGTCGAAGTAGCGTGGAATGTCGGCCAGCTGGGACAGATAGCGACGATAGTCATCGGCGCTGTGGAAGGTGCCGCGCGCGGTGAAGCCGAGGTTGGTCCAGAACGCGGTATCGCTGTTGAACGGCATCTCCCAGGCCCGGTAGTGCTGCTGGTCCAGCAGCACCTCGATCTGCTGCCGGTAGACCTGGTAGTTCACCTGGTCGACCGCCGACAACTGCGCCTGCGGCACGGCCTTCAGCTCCTTCAGCACCTGCGTCCAGTACGCGGTGCGCTGGTCCTGCGTGGCCGGGTCCACCTTGGGCAGGTGGTCGGCGGGTCGGCTGCCACCGTTCTCGTCATCGCCGCCTGCATTCTGCTGCGAGCGCCAGGTCCATTCCCGCGTGTACAGCGCCTTGAAACGCGCACTTGCGTCGGTATCGGCAGCGGAAGCGACGGGGTTGAGCAGACTGCTTGCACTGATGCCGAGCATGAGGGCGAGAGAAAGCGGGGAACGCAGGTTCATGGAGTCTCCTTGGTCTGGGCGATCCATGCCTCGATGCGGGCGTTGAGCAGGTCCAGCGGCATCGCACCGCCGCCCAGCACCGCGTCATGGAAGGCACGGATGTCGAAGCGATCACCCAGTTCCTTTTCGGCCTTGGCACGCAGGGCGAGGATGTCGAGCTGGCCGATCTTGTAGCCCAGCGCCTGACCCGGCCACACGATGTAGCGGTCAGTCTCGGCCTGGATGCTGGGTTCGTCGTCGGACGGATGGGCGTGGAAGAAGTCCACCATCTGCTGGCGCGTCCAGCGCTTGTAGTGCACGCCGGTGTCGAGCACCAGGCGGTTGGCGCGCAGCAGCTCGCCGGCCAAATGTCCGTAACGGCTGTACGGGTCTTTGAAGAAGCCCACCTCGCCTGCCAGTCGCTCGGCATACAGCGCCCAGCCTTCAATGAAGGCGTTGTAGCCGGCCTGCTGGCGGAACGGCGGCAGCGGCAGCGTCTGCGAGAGCGATATCTGCAGGTGGTGGCCCGGCACGCCTTCGTGGTACGCGGTGGTTTCGATGTTCACCAGGGTGCGTTCGGTGGCGTCGTTGGCGTTGACCATCACGATCGCCGGCTTGGTGCCCTCCGGATTGCTCTGCCAGTACTCCGCGCCGGGTGCCTCACGACGGAAGGCCGGCATGCCCTGCACCACCAGCGGCGTCTTGGGCAGATGGCCGAACAGCTTGGGCAGCTCCGGTTCCATGTCGGCGATGTAGCCGCGGTACAGGCCCAGAATCTGCTGGCTGGAGGTAGCGAAGTGGCGCTTGTCGGTGGCAACTGCCTTGCGGAAGCTGGCCAGGTCGGCGAAGCCCTGCTCCTTCGCGATCCGGGTCATCTCGCCTTCGATCCGGGCCACTTCGGCCAGGCCGATCTGGTGAATCTCTTCCGGCGATTTGTCGGTGGTGGTCTGGGTCCGCACGGCGAACTGGTAGCGCTTGTCGCCATCCGGCAGCGACCAGATCCCTTCCTGCGCACGCCCCTGGGCGGCGTACTCGTCTTTCACGAAGGCAGCCAGCTTCGTGTAGGCCGGTCGCACCTGTTCGTCGATGGCTGCGATCAGCTGCTTGCGGATGTCCGCCCGCTGCGCCGGATCCGCCACCGCGGTGTCCAGCTTTTTCAGCGGTGACGCAAACGCGCTGTCCGCGCCTGACGGTTCGGCAATGCGCGCGATCTGCGCCGGCAGCTTCTCCAGCAGGTAGCGCGGCTGCACCAGGCCATCCTTCGCCCCCTGTCGCGAAACCTCGACGATCTGGTCAAGCAACGCCGGAATGGCATTCAGGCGCGCGATGTAGTCCTGGTAGTCCTTGGCATTCTCGAACGGAAACGCATCGCCC is part of the Stenotrophomonas oahuensis genome and encodes:
- a CDS encoding DUF5597 domain-containing protein — encoded protein: MASSVAGLLLACLCLPAFAAEQMPRFVTENGRHALLVDGEPYTVLAAQLHNSSAWPAVLPGALDQVVALNANTVEAPVYWEQFEPSPGQYDTTNVDALIEQARRRNLRVALLWFGSWKNGQMHYVPEWIKRDAVTYPRTLDERGEPVDVLSPHARANVEADARAFAALMQHLRKVDGQRHTVILVQVENEPGAIGAVRDHGAAANAAFAQPVPAAITTRLGKPTGTWRDVFGPEADEAFNAYATAHYIEQVAAAGKRAYDMPMYVNTWLRYKGKRYPGVDYPSGGATVNVFDLWRAATPSIDFIGTDIYTTDYSEYTKVIGQYARPDNPAWVSETGFEPGTTPYLFHVLGQGGIGFSVFGMDGLDSPEKRAATTAHAANFGQLAPLQRLIAKAAFEGRLQAVAEQPGQPKRTLRFGDWEVRVSYGAPYWGDADPILPGNADHGGRLLVAQTGKDQFLLTGFSARAEFVRVANDALHGQLLRVEQGRYVNGQWQFERLLNGDQTDYGLNFVREDPPVLRVTVGTY
- a CDS encoding S9 family peptidase, coding for MVRALTLVGMVWASATVSAAPDADDYRRSLGLREAWSGLTRDVAFPAQWRGDGHFYYRHTVEGGFAFVLGSPDSAQLQPAFDAARLAQGLSAASGQDVAPLRLPFSQFAYVAEGDNPNGAIRFSLDSTYATWRCTLTDYLCALVTRAGRPRGFGVVRDLRVPADNAPRRSPDGQWEAYAEGFNVVLRHVADGKVTPLTRDGRGDAFYDPETLAWSPDSRHIALYRVTPGFPRLVTRVESAPAGQLQPVLQTQLYPKPGDAVDIEQPVLFDVAGNRKPIDTPLVSNPYSLSPIQWRSDSSSFSMEYVARGFQTVRVVAVDAGTGKAHAAVEEKADTFVYADRTFLHDVGGQGRELLWISERDGWRHLYLIDGTDGSVRQQITQGDWVVRDVLHVDDTQRRIWFSASGMDAGQDPYQRQLFSVNFDGRNLTRLTHAPADHDVAISPDGRYYIDVYSRPDMPPVASLHRIDGTPVRELARGDISRLLAAGWKAPESFVAKGRDGRTDIWGMVVRPGDYDPKRRYPVVENIYAGPHDAFVPKTFWPFGYHSGGDKQIGMQALADLGFIVVQIDGMGTAHRSKAFHDVAWKNLGDSGFPDRIAWHKALAAKDRSYDISGGVGIYGASAGGQSTLGALELHPELYTVGVAMAGCFDNRMDKISWNEQWMGWPVDARYARASGVTHAAKLRGDLLLVVGEQDSNVDPASTAQVVDALIKAGKDFDLLNVPGGEHSVGRSTGPIDYVTRRQFDFFVRHLMRAPTPRWNAEKKGQP
- a CDS encoding Tat pathway signal protein, with amino-acid sequence MDRRTFLRQGAAATAGVGLLPSLASGVAAGDSRPSVAVPPAPMLEPASTVDLTGFTMLAAFQHRGTRWTVHEDLRTPQGALVCVCAAGVLNLGKRTEAVWGSEAPPYLGLPLAELAMAEADLLADRLLRDGDPDEAAVRDVAPPPASRLDPKDHNGRLPWTTFVGTVQGNDTMQIYPDGRSRTYRPIHAFPELADADKVAHREEGLLGGWMPAVHKMVPAGVGRWYDVSVFADVNAQDRFVVQTWHRTVLVEHGAAVRTVVGYSYPDFPPRRHGASIEDFYRGLIDFAASWQAQLAEASAARLPDASWSDLARFAFARELVVRPGGVYPKYGAVDRDYVGNEYDGFQDTFTSSLYANLEWGRFAQARTVLDNYLSEYTQADGLVNMRGPQVGQFGLTLSLLARYLRYTGDTALLRRHQAKIEATAALLVELHDASLALPRSDRGHGLIHGWSESDACLYPDPSLWWKPYFGNSALVIRGWEDIAAVWPALTGNDAPSRDWQRRARQLRQRLLDSIRADIRHDLQPAYLGPLPGTTETFRQAMSQEDPSKSEQLWSHRSYAELLQADVLPPDLANLVIDCLRGHGGTTLGIVSNIWKPTPEARDILGFISYGHAQQLLRLDRIEEYLLFLYAHRYQAHTRGSWTAGEVAGITGGMPLFCMPAQMTVPLLLRWMLVFDQDQDLYLARGVPRDWLATGQPIALQDAPTPWGRVGLQLRADLAQQRIQAEVTLPPQQPGTTWLTLRAPAGTRLLEITVDGKAVKAAGPHHDRVPLPFTAGATVRVQARYG
- a CDS encoding glycoside hydrolase family 127 protein, which encodes MTDPSRRRFLQWSALAVAAGMLRFPLDAAASTAGRVTALPLQDVTLKPSMFLDSLQVNRRYLFELEPDRLLHNFLQQAGLPPKGAVYGGWEGDTIAGHTLGHYLSALSKLYAQTRDVQVRQRIDYIVSELARAQAQDKDGYVGGLTRKTDAGDIEGGKQVFEQIRAGAVTGSKFNINGSWSPLYTVHKLFAGLLDADALAGNTQALPVLLPLATYLAGVFDALDHAQMQSLLATEFGGLNESYIELGARTDNPRWIAIGKRLRHEGIVDPAIAGKDNLPHHHANTQVPKFIGEARQFEVTGDLDSAAGARFFWETVTGHYSYVIGGNADREYFQQPDTIASFLTEQTCEHCNSYNMLKLTRHLYQWTPQARYFDYYERTLLNHTMSAQHPETGMFTYMTPMITGGERGFSDKFDSFWCCVGSGMEAHAQFGDSIYWQDGQSLYVNLYIPSTLDWKQGGLALTLDSGVPLNGQVRLQVTRADDAAPQRLLLRIPAWSEGRFALKVNGRKASSTLQEGYALLERRWKAGDVVELDLATPLRLEHAAGDADTVVVMRGPLALAADLGPVSDPWDAPDPALVGDASPLAGFSALPEPGRFLASTTRPQALEFSPFYAQHDRRSALYFKRMDAAQWVAEAQRREKAIAERAQLKADAVDMIQFGNEASEKAHGLTSDTSFSAAYRRQECRDVRGKGFVEFVMQGSRQPLALRLRFWGSDKGRFNILVNGTLAVEVEVERGQVLDFVDHDYVLPHALTRSGQPLRLRFEPQHGDTAGPLFGGWLVSV